ATGGCCCGCATCAGGGTTTCCAGCAGGGCGTTTTCGTCGGAGGGCGCGGGGATGGCGTACCGGCCCGGTGACCAGGTCGACCATTTTCCGTTTTTCGACAGGCCGGTGAACCCGCCGCAGACCAGCTGGCAGGGCAGGTAGCTGATGCGCTGGCTGTGCGAAAACGTCTCACCGCCCAGGGTGATGGATGTTTCCCGGGATTCGTGGAACATGCCCGAGGGGCAGGAGGCCACGCAGAGCTTGCAGCGGTCGCAGAATCCCTCTTCGGCCGGCAGGGGCGGCGTGGGCGCCAGGTCTGCCTCCGTCACCACGCTGCCCAGGATGACGGCGTTGCCGTATCCTTTAAGGCCGACGTTGCCCGACCAGCCGAAGGAGCCCACTCCGGAGCGCACCGCCAGGTAGCGGTGGGACACGTCCGGCCGCATGGCCAGCTGCCAGTTGGGCACATCCTTGCGGTAGACGTTGTTGGCATGGAGCCGCACCGACCGGTACCCTTTCTCCTCCAGCCACAGGGCCAGTTCCTTGGCCAACCGGCCGGCCTGGCGGTTGACCTCGATGTTGTGCTGTTCGAAGGCGAACTGGCTCTTTTTGGACAGGCACTGGCGCATGATGTCGCGGTCCAGCGGCAACGCAAAGCTAACGGCCGAGCGGGCCGTGGGCAGGACATAGGTGATGTCGGCGCTGGGCGGGCCGCCGGCCAGTGTTTCCCGGGTGCAGAACCCGACCCGCAGCGCCCCGCGCGCGGTCAGAAAATCGCGTATGGTTTCTTCCATGTTCATGATGGTGACCTCTCCAGTTGGATAAAAGGTTGACTTTACACGATCGTGTAAATAGAATCGGAGAAATACCGGATGATGTCAAGCAAAAAATTACACAGTCGTCTAATTTTTACGCGACCATCCATAATGGAAGATTCAGCCCATGAAAGAAAAGGCAACAACCGGCAAGAGAGGCAAACCAGCAAACATACCCGTCGTCAACCGGGGGGCCGAGACCCGCGGCATGATCCTGGCGGCCGCCCGTCAGGTCTTTGCGGCTCATTCATACAACGCCGCCAGCGTCCGCATGATCGCCGCCCGGGGTGACTTTTACCACGGCCTTATCCGCTACCATTTTCCCAGCAAGGCCGGGATATTCGAAGCGGTGGTGGAAGACGCCTGTCGTTCTCTTTATGAGGCCAATAAACAATGGCTGCTGGAGATCGCCACCTTTTCGCCGGAAAAGGCGCTGTCGACTTATCTGGACAGATTTATCGAATTTTTCCGCAAACAGCCCGACGTGTTCCGGATCATCATCAGGAATTTTACCCACGACGATCCGGCCAACCTGCCGGGCTTCCGTCATCTGGCGACCATGCTGGCCGACACCCGCCGGGATTTTGAGGCCACCTTTCCGGGCCTGTTTGTCAAAGGCGATGTCGGTCGCTTCCTGAGCAGCCTCAACGCCCTGATCCTGCATTATCTCGGGGCCGGCTCCATCGAGTCGCTCATGGTCGGTTTCCGGGGTCCCGGCAAGGCATACCTGGAATGGGTCAAAGAGACCCTGTTCTTCATTTTCCTGCCGGTCCTGGAAGCCGCCGCCCGCGAGTCTGCCATTTCAAAACCGCCGGGATGATCTTCTGATAGAGCGTCGGGAAGAGGCGTTGGGTGACATCCATGGCATAGGCGTCCGATGTCCCTATTTGCTTTCAAAGCAGTTCGATTTAAGGTATAATATAAAAGTTTAATCAACTCAGTATTTCATTACGGTTATCCAGGCCATCACTGATGTTTTCACGATGTTTAGCAAAAAAATAAGGAAGTCAATCACATGAAAACCCATTTTTTTCGTTGGCCGGTCGTATCCTTTTTCTTTTTAATGGTTATCCTCTCCGTCCCCGCCCAGGCGGCGACATACGATTTTGCCAGCCTCGGCGCGGCCAGCGGTGGTTTTAAGCCCCAGGGCAACCGGTTTCTGGTTTCGGAGACTTTTACCAATGACGGCACCAGCATGTACTACAATGACAGCGTCAATTCAACCGTCAACGGCATGAT
This Thermodesulfobacteriota bacterium DNA region includes the following protein-coding sequences:
- a CDS encoding epoxyqueuosine reductase; its protein translation is MNMEETIRDFLTARGALRVGFCTRETLAGGPPSADITYVLPTARSAVSFALPLDRDIMRQCLSKKSQFAFEQHNIEVNRQAGRLAKELALWLEEKGYRSVRLHANNVYRKDVPNWQLAMRPDVSHRYLAVRSGVGSFGWSGNVGLKGYGNAVILGSVVTEADLAPTPPLPAEEGFCDRCKLCVASCPSGMFHESRETSITLGGETFSHSQRISYLPCQLVCGGFTGLSKNGKWSTWSPGRYAIPAPSDENALLETLMRAIGNYTKWPRRSDGEGGFETGAFGGLNLRLTCGNCQIICWGNRQETKENYRLLTTSGCVIQREDGTIAVLPADEAAAEFARMDPEHTNLYR
- a CDS encoding TetR/AcrR family transcriptional regulator translates to MKEKATTGKRGKPANIPVVNRGAETRGMILAAARQVFAAHSYNAASVRMIAARGDFYHGLIRYHFPSKAGIFEAVVEDACRSLYEANKQWLLEIATFSPEKALSTYLDRFIEFFRKQPDVFRIIIRNFTHDDPANLPGFRHLATMLADTRRDFEATFPGLFVKGDVGRFLSSLNALILHYLGAGSIESLMVGFRGPGKAYLEWVKETLFFIFLPVLEAAARESAISKPPG